Proteins from one Phoenix dactylifera cultivar Barhee BC4 unplaced genomic scaffold, palm_55x_up_171113_PBpolish2nd_filt_p 000409F, whole genome shotgun sequence genomic window:
- the LOC113461806 gene encoding uncharacterized protein LOC113461806, with protein MNAGKPNKKKPNSLFFSFSPARRLHPAFTPPSPFRPFGHPFGVGVPSHPYEHVTQEDWRHLIDDVWKSKEHKVRSKAGKKNRKKLEYNHCSGSRSFVATMTIQPEFNSSENLEFPEFYKKTHTKKNKEWIDPIYAVKHSKMLSLREESF; from the exons ATGAATGCAGGgaaaccaaataaaaaaaaacctaattccctatttttctccttttcaccCGCACGTCGCCTTCATCCCGCCTTCACCCCGCCTTCACCCTTTCGCCCGTTCGGTCATCCCTTCGGCGTCGGCGTCCCAAG TCATCCATACGAACATGTGACTCAAGAGGATTGGCGCCACTTAATTGACGATGTGTGGAAAAGCAAAGAACACAAG GTGAGATCAAAAGCAGGCaaaaagaataggaaaaagCTTGAGTACAATCATTGTTCAGGATCTCGGTCATTTGTTGCAACAATGACTATACAG CCGGAGTTTAATAGTTCTGAAAACCTTGAATTTCcagaattctataagaaaactcATACCAAGAAGAACAAAGAGTGGATTGATCCTATTTACGCCGTGAAACAT TCAAAGATGTTGAGCTTGCGAGAAGAATCTTTCTAA